A region of the Drosophila subobscura isolate 14011-0131.10 chromosome J, UCBerk_Dsub_1.0, whole genome shotgun sequence genome:
GGGTAAGTAGGGGGTCACCTACTCCATAACCAGTTTGTTTGCCTTGGTAACCAGTTCCACCCCATGACACAGTCGCCACCCACTCAGGAGCTTGCTGCTGCGGTGTATAAAAAGGGAGATcaaaaattgcaatgaaaCTAAAATTCAGGCCACAAATTAAGCGCATTTTAAGTAGTTTTGGCTGGGAACTGACTCTGGAAGAGGGAAATACAGGTAAAGGTGCAGCGCTAGGGTTAAATGACCGCCGAGGTCGTCTTTGTTATTGCTTTGTGGGTCACACAAGGGAAATGAGCTCATTGGCACACATTTTCCGGTTCATTTGCGTTGATTAAAGCTTTTTGGGCCTGACATTTTTTTGTCGTCTTTCACCCCTCTCTTGTTTATGGCGCCCCCAATATCTGTAAAAGTCATATCCCTGCCTCGTTCTGTCTGAAAGCCAATTAATAATTTCGCACAGAACACAAACAACTGTAGAATTTTCGAACTCGAATCTAGGCGCTTAGGCAAAGGTCAACCAGCAAAAACGCGTTGAGAGTGCCGCCTTGGAGCTGTGACTAATTCTACCCGAATATGAAGAGTGCGATAAAAGGAAGAAAGAGTGTGTGAAAAGCAACGGCAAAAGTTTGTTAGTGACGTCAGTGGAGCCGATAATGAAAGAAGTTCTCCCACTGGGCGCACCACTGATCATGCGGGCACGTGTGTGAGTCAGAGCGAAAGAACCAAAGAGGGGACATAGAAAGAAACCACGTTTACACGGAAGCATTTCGAATATTatttgtacatgtgtgtatgcatgtcaAATTCATGTACAGCAGTGGCTCCACGATGTTATCTGTTGAAGCGATAAGCTGTTCATTTCAATAGCTAAACATTTTCCCGTTTGAATACATCGTTTAACCGATCCCAAcacaggcagagggagagaggtcAACTGAGAGAGAGGCAATTTAAAGATTTTAATACGGTAAAAATTCCCGAACCCATAtcaaatgttaaatgtttatGTAGCAGCAGTCAAATTCCCGTTTTACATGTTCGTTTTCGCAAGACGAATGCATCGTGTAAACGATAATCATggcacaagcagcagaagagagagagagcgcgcaagTGAAAGATAACTGTtgagtgtgtctctgtgtcgctATTTCTCTACCTATCTCCCTCTTTCACCCTGACAAAGGTTAAATGCTCAATTTGTTGCTCGTTTATTGttgagtttgtttttgccCATTTGATTGTGtgccatttgttgttatttttaacAAGTTGTTGTAATTATCGGCCTTAGACGCCTTAAGCCCAATATATAATCAAAGAATTACACCGAAAATATTGTCACTAACCGGTTAGTGGTTTGGTCTAGAGCAGGGGTTTTCCCCTCTGAACTGAACCCAACAAGATGACGCAAACAGGCAGATATCACCACTCACCCGATAGATCTGTATTTCCTCCAGCACCACCTCCGACTCCTTGAGCACACGCTCCACCTCATCGTAAACCTCGCGCTCCGTCTCCGTGGGCGCGGCGTTCTCAAAGTCCAGGAAGACATCGTAGGATTTGGCGGCGCAACAATTGGAGTCATCGCGTGACAGCAGGCTCAGCAGTTTgcccattttttgtgtggatgtgtgttgattgtgtgtgtgttgattaAACTTATTAAGTTATGGATTTTGTGGTATTTTcgttattattttttgattattAATTAGCACTCGAGGCAACTGCAAATGGGTAGAAGGATGGGGAGAACACATTAGCAGCTGTTGCACCTGTTGTCGCAAGGGGCTTTCATCTCCGAtcccacagcagctgcaaaagggcgaaaggGGATCCAAGAACTTGTTTCATCTTGGCCGAGGACAAAGGAAACGGACAACAGGGgtgggaaaacacacacaaaaaacaaatgcctGACAATTTTTGAACTGCCCCGCCCCCTTGGGAATGGGACAATTCTCTTTTGACtccagcacagcagcagaaaattcTCTGCGGGaggtgcagagagagagagagaagagcatCCAgggtgtatgtatatgtataggtGCAGCATTTTCTCTtctctattttattttccatttttttggcaatagCTGCAACGAAGTTAGCTACTTATGAGCCCTCTATGGCAACCTTTATATAAATACACCTTGAGCATGGCCATGTGTTTGCCATatatctctctttttctctctctctgcctccagcacgctgctgtgtgtgtgtgtgtttgtgagtggGGGGTTCGCAGGAAACGcgtaaacaacagcaacaagaacagcaacacTTTTCACACATCATGCTAAGTAGGAAAAGGCCATTTTCCTTCACACGCAGCACAAGTAAACAttttccccccacacacaccatcTTCACACTTTAATTGcgaaaataaagcaacaacaaaagagcaagTTTCTTGTTATTAAACTGTTCGTTTTtccgtgtttgtgtgtgtgtgtgcactgctTTTGTTTATCTGCAGGCCTTATCTGGCAAAAACGGTCAGGGGAGGGGAGGAGTGTGCTGGATGCCTGTCAtttctcttttcatttttttctgctaTTTTGCGCGCTTATCTGtactcttttttatttatactcCCCAATGCCGAGAGGGTTTCTTTCTGCATTGGAATTTCTTTAGCTTATCACCTTTTTGCACCACCTTTTCGCGTAATCTGTGTTGGATAGACTTGAGCGCAGCGGCGCCTATTGCATGGTTGGATTTGTCGATGTTTTCACaaaatgtatgtttatttaaaaaatatgttaaaacaCGCACACGATACGATACACAAGACGGCGCCAAAGTCGCGTCTTTCGCGCGGTTACTAAACAATTTTAACTTCCTATTCTGTTTTATCCAACTAACTTTTATtgcacttatttatttatccttGGACGTACTCGCGcagcaaacaatttatttcaacGGATTTTCCGGATTTTTCCGAAAAAAATTCAACACTTCGCGGCGGCCAAAACATttgtgcagtgtgaccgcggaattatctggagaatataccgcctgacactcagaaatataccttcttacaatcaaaatataccgtaaatatatcGAGCAAAATCATATTCCCTAATTTTGATATTCGTTCTAACTATACTATATAACAAGGAACCTCACCGACAAACATATAGTTTTATCCAATTAATGCATTAATTTTCTAAAAGTTTTgctaattttaaaaattctataaattggtttatttataaaataaggTGAAAACATGAAAGTTCCAAAAGGaagtctcttttttttacattgTAACTACACTGTTAATACCAATGTGACCATTTTAACTTGCATGCGATAAAAACAAGTGCTGCAAGTCTCCCAACTATCGCTCTTCTTACATCCCATCGCTATTTCTACCGCACGCTGGAAACCGTGAAGTTTTCTtcaattttttcattttcctgaCTAAAATCCTTGTAAATAGGAAATAAAACCCACCCGATATGGCGGCGGACAGCAAGAGCTCCCAACTGGACGACATacagcaactgctgctggagcgcaTAGCCAAGAATGACACGAGTGGATTCGCACAGCTGCTCGGCCAGCTGAAGGGTGGCGGCGTTAACTTTGTGGACGACACGGGCATGTCGCTGCTGGCGCATGCGAGCTTTAAAGGCAACAAAGAGGCGGTGCAAATACTGCTGGACATGGTAAGTGGTGGCCACAAAGCTGTAGCAGAATGACATCCTTCTTCCCCACCCAACAGGGCGCCGACATCCACTTGAATCAGCACGGGGCTGACTATACACCTTTGCACTTTGCGGCGCTGTCCGGCAGCACTCACGTGTGccggcagctgctggatgctggcaTCAATCCCGGCAGCATCAATAGCGTCTCACGCACCGCCTCACAGATGGCCGCCTTCGTGGGAAACCATGCCTGCGTGGAGACAATCAACAACTACGTGACCAGATCTGGACTGGAGTACTACACACAGGCGCACGGCCAGCAAACGGAGCCGTTAATACCGCCCGCGCTGCTCTCAGCCTTCCACACCTTTGTCATCGAAATCAATCTGCATCCCGTGAGAATCGCCCTGAACGCCCAGGCCCTGGGACTGCTCAGGATACTGAGCAACCTGCGCAAGGCCCTGTCACTGATGTGCGAGAAGGAGATGCAGAAGACACACGACATGAACGAGCTGCTGGCCTTCAAGTTCCACTACCAGGGCTGGATCGTGGCCGAGCTGATCCGCTGCGAGGAGCAGTTCAAGGCACAGCACAAGGAGAAGAACGGCGCAGGCGAGCCGGAGGTCAACAAGAACGACTTTATCGAGCTGTTCGTGAAGCGGGTGCTCAAGGAGAACAAACAGGGCCAGCTGGACTACGTGGAGTACACGCTAAGGGAGTGTGCGCGAGAGTTTCCCGTGCGGGAGTGCACCATCTTCAGGCAGATAGCCACGCAATTTGGAGGCAAGGATGCCCCGCCCGCCCTGGTTATCCTGCGCAATGCCATCAACGGAATGCGCGGCTTTGTGGTGAGTCTCGGCTGTAGTTTTCATTGAATAGATCatcattttgcactttttgcagGACGAAACGAGCTACTGCAGCACCTGTGGACAGGAGAAGCCTGACAAGAAGTGCTCCAAGTGCAAGGCCGTCCAATATTGCGATCGAGAGTGCCAGCGCCTGCACTGGTTCATGCACAAGAAGAATTGTGCCCGGCTTTTGGCTGCCTCCCTGGCTGGGGCCCAGGTCCAGTCGAAGGGTCCCATTGATACCTCAGAGCTTCAGGAGGAGCTGTCCAAGCTGTCGGCGTAATCGCCATGCcaagtgtttcttttttatggaaatatatttactataCACAAAACTCGTGTCACGGTGTTTGTTTGCTCCTCCCAAACAGCTATCGCGCAGAGTTACACAGCACTAGACGGGTTCCTCTGCTTTCCAGCACTGCGCATAGACAGAATCATagaaataaacatttattaattaataatggTGAAAGTGTGGTTTATGGACAACGAGCAGGAGACCGATCAGCGGTTGGAGCATCATCGCAGTCCCCCGGCCTATCTAGAGCTGCCTGAACTGTACCAAAAGACCGGCGTGGAGTATTTCAAGGCATGTCATGCGGTATTCCGTTTCCGATTTGACCTTCAAGCAAGCTTATCTTAAACGATCGTTGCTTTTTCCCCGGCAGATCAACGCTGACGACTATCAGAACGACGCAATTTTGGGGGAGCTGCGGGCCAAACGTGGCTACACCTACGATGATGAGGCAGGTTCCTGGATCCCTTTTTGAGCGCACCTGTTGATCCCCCATCCTCTTCGTTGCAGATCACCTGCTCAGAGAAGTGCCTGCCGGACTATGCCAACAAACTGAAGAACTTCTTTACGGAACACTTGCACACAGACGAGGAGATACGCTTGGTGTTGGATGGATCCGGATACTTTGATGTCCGCGACAACGATGAGCAGTGGCTGAGGATTCAAGTGGTCAAGGGAGATTTGATTATTATCCCTGCGGGCATTTATCATCGCTTCACATTGGACTCTAATGTAAATAACATCTCTCTGATTTCAATCGTTAATCTCGTTATCTTTTTTAGAACTTTACCAAAGCCCGTCGCTATTTTGTTGGAGAACCCGTCTGGACGCCGCATAATCGTCCCGCAGATGATTTGGACTGCCGCAAGTCCTACCTGAAGCATCAAGCCGAAAACTTTGTGCAATTTAACCAAGCCTagagtgcagcagcattttgtcTCTATCTAggtttataatttgtttttataaatattaaagcacCAGGAGCGAGTCCTGGGTCAAGTGATTGTCGACGCAGATGTGGCGCATTTGATCTTTGGAATGGCCGTCTTGCTCCAGTCCCCCATTTTCCCGTGTACCCAGGTGGATGGTACAGCACCTCCACGAATGGAAATGTCGTGGAAGTATCCGACAGGTAGACTGTAGGCAAATACTAGGGCTCGCCAGGGTTTACTTTCTTCTCTAAATAATCATGGAAGGATCTCCCAATCTCCAGATTCACATTGTCGTATACTCCAACCTTCTCCTTGCACAGGGCATCCGTTGCGGCCTTTTCGTTTCGCACATATGCACACGTTCACCACAACACGGTGtccattttgttttccagCCCTGCCCGCTTACGTTTTTTACCGTTGGCAGcttaatacatttatttttatcgGGCAGAAACATGTGTAACTATGTTAAAAGTCAttatctatctatatatatatataaaagaaagtcgttttttgtgcaacacttataacatcttaaaaacaacctttggcctgtttgttgcggccttaaagccaaaactttatttttttctgaagacatcatgtgtgtgttcagaaatttgtcaaaaaagttaatttgttcatttgttgttcatttgaatttgtttaatcatatttaatatttgttttatttatttgttaaattaatcattttaataacaatgccgcgtcctagaagatctaatctttcccagcgaagccgtaatgcaaataggcaacggaatatcgcgagtcaattatctgatggAGAACGAGAAATCGCACGCgaacagcgccgcgttaggatggagcaaagaagggccttaattcgtgcttctcaaacacaagagcaaagagagagaaatcgtcgagatatcaagttggtacttttttgtttctatctatataaacatattattttgtatcattgttttacgttcatcaaagcctaaattagttcaactaaaaagtaacacgacattcattgactgttaggcggtgcgaagttcgccgggtcagctagttaTATATTAAAAGCAGCTTGGAAAGGGGAATTTAGTCATTCATTCAGACAGGgtttacaaatgtacatatgtactacagGTTGACCAGCAACAGGTGTTCAAAAAGTAACATGTCATGTCTTTTTGaccttttttgtttaaagtctttttgtacaaataataaattgaatgTAGTTCTGAAAGTTAGAAAAACTTATAGGAATATTGTGCATCAACCGtattaaattatagttttagtgcTTAGAGTCCTAaatagctagtaatattaaactgaatatcaaaatcgagacATTTCCGACCATGGACAGAGGACGATTAACCCATTCTCGACCAATGAATACTCGCAATTGAATCACTAACCAAAAGTATATACGCAGTATAGtatatactatttggttatcGTGTTAATTTTGAAAAATCGTGGTAATTTTAAATCGAATTGAAGCAAGCAATCAGGCATgccaaatatattttccacaGCTTATCTCGTGGTATTTTCCCAATTTAAATACAGCGGGGTTAAATAAGCTAGTAATATTTATCCTCAGTATATTTTTCACTGATaaggtatatttccgagggctGTGGTCTATTTAGGCAGTCGCACTGATGGGCACACTGCAGCCAAGCCGAAAATATGGTCTCACAATTTTCAACTAGGCATCATATTGCTTATATTGTAAGAACATTTCCAATGCAACACCTTGCATTCCCTCATCAAAACCCATCGATAGCAACACTTATCAACAAATATCGACAGAAATACCGAACATACCGTTGGCAACATATTTTGTATGGACCAGCAGCATGCTGCGAAAAGAAAGCAGCATGCTGCGAATACTAAGAATCATTGTTCcccaacatttttcatggaaCAAGCAACATTTAATACCCTTGGAGGGAAGGATGTCCTCGAATTgagaaaatgctggaaatcTTTGGCTCTaatcaatgaaaaaacaaGTAAATCTGAGTTGGTGAGCCATCTCAACGAAATTTTGGCGATTATGGATACCGAGAATGTATCCAGATCGGTATTTGCggtttcacctctggtcacacactagcaaaatatattgcacagttTGCTAGTAAGCGTGTTTTTCGATTTAATTCGGAAACATTCCAAGAAAAGGAAGTCGTTAAATCTAGCCACTCTTGTGgtgaattgattgataaatcggatcaaattaaagttttagcgcggagactcctaactagctagtaatattaaatagaacatcaaaacgagcaaaatattttaagatttacggtatatttacattatattttgaaaatgcaagggtatattttggtatatttccgagggtctgccggtatatttgatcggtaattccgcggtcacactgctggtCAATTCGTCGTCGTGCGACGTTGTAGCGgtaaataccaaaaaattaaaaaacaacaagaattTTCCGAAATTTTCCAAACGCGCGTGGAATAACTGTCTATTTcctcccactccactccggGCATGCCGCGAAAACAGTAAATCAAACAAAGTATAATAAAGTTTATTGTCTTGTTTGCCAACAAAATGAGTTCTACAAGTGCATGTTTATTggtctctttcgctctctgaAATCGTAAACAAATTGTGGAAAAAGTCaagtatatataaatacaacataaatgtttaaatcCAACGCGTTCGTTGCcgataaaatatttgtgtttggaGTGagccgcaacaacagcagcgacgtcAGCAGTGCGTGGTGCAAGTGTATTGGTGTTTAACACGGCCGTccgatatacatatatacacgcGTATATGCCAGAATAGCGCGCCGCCCCTCTTGGCAGTGTGAGTGCATCTGacgtacatacgtatgtacatacacacccGCAAGTAAATAAGAAGAAATTAGCGCAACaccaaaaaagtgaaattttctTCCAtaaaagtcgaggaaaatatCAATTCTTTGCATAAGGtgattgttttgtgtgtgtaagtggAAAATTAATATCAACTCCCAGGCTGGACGCagaggtagcagcagcatcggcagcgaTAGCACCCACAGCAATAACGGATTTTTGCTCTCCACGCGGGTAAGATTCACTCCCTCCCCAACGTCTTTTTGCTAAAATTTTCATTACGccgaaaggaaaaaaaattcAATATGTATGCGAGAGCAAGCAGCGCCCCAcactcactccactccataTCCACTCTcttgcttgctctctctctttctctccttggCTTCAACTATCCAATTTAACCTCAAccggtctgctgctgctgcggccggCGTCGGCGTCTCCCcgcatgcatgcatgtgtgtgtatgtgtgtgtgctcgttaAAAATGCTCTGCCGCGGTCGGCGTTCTTCTTTAACTCTCGCGTATTATTTCGCCAAAGCTCCAACTTTTTCCTCCTCCACCTTCTCTATATTGACAATTTTTACAGCTTTTGGCGTTCGTCTGTCTGCCGCTGTCGGTGCCAGCGTCGTCGCTGTGACGCCATGGCTTAGgcgattgtgtgtgttttttgttgttttctattgtatctgccgctgcgctgcttGACTGGTCGCGAGGGGGTAGCAGTCTTGTCGTTCCGTTATCTACACACATTTGCGGTGCCCTGAAATGTATCGGCAGCTGCCATGAATGAGCGGGCTTCTGCTCTTGCATATTAAGTGTGTTAATGAACTTTTCTTGGGTACGGTACGATTGCAAACTTGGCTAATTACCCGCACGCACTTTCGGGCGCTTTGCAACACTTGAATGTTTTCGAGAATgaccccgcacacacacgtacgcCAGCCTGCACTTGTTCGGCAACATGGCTCTCTCTCAATGCATGCCTACctacctctctctttctctctgtctcccgcTTTCTGTTTTCCCCTGCTCTCACTGAACAGGGAGTTCGTGGCTATGTTTCGGGAATGCGTGCCGCCAGGCCGTAGCCGGGTAACGAACGCATTTTGGCAAACAGCACGAAAAGTTGCATGctccaaaaacacacacacacacaaacacacacatgcagacatAACCaccttgctctcgctctctcttccactatctctctctgtcagcaGCACTTGTTATGCTGCTCCCACTCACACGCAGCATGTCGTTAGTTTTAAACTTATTTTGGCATTCTTTATGTGCTACTGCATTCTCTACGTCTTTCCCTTCGTCTCGTCTCGACTCGTACCGTCCCGTGCCGTCTCGATGGCGACCCAGACCCGCATTTCCAGCTGGCGACAGCGCAGCACCGTTGTTGTAGGAGTCTGAGAACTATTCAAGTCGGGGGAACTAGTTCGCAGTGGAGCAGGTCGTCAGCATTAGTTAAATCAGATAATCTTCGCCGCATGCACTCCTCCCACGGACACAAGTTTATGGCTAAAGACGGGCAACATTTTATGGGTTTGAACTTGAGGGAGTTGTTTAATAGGTTAAGCCCCAAGCAAACTGACGACAATCCAGAAAAAGACTGCTGCAAGAAACCAAGACGGAAGAATGTCTGGAACCCGGTTCTAGATTTATGTAGCATTACACCACTAGTTTCAGCGGCTATGTTATGATAAATCTCTGTAAAGATTGCTTGCATTGATACTTATTACACCTAACATCTAAAATTTTTGTAGTGTATGCCATCGAAATATTCTGTAGTGTAATCAGAGCAGCGTTCTGTATTGGCTCTGCATTGGGTATACACACACTTGCATACAACATCCATACCTACATACACCAATATACCTGTGCTCGTACCTGCGCATGCATGGGTGTGAGAGAACACCGATATCCGAAATTCTCGTCTTTTACAGCATTGTATTggtgtgttgttgctgcaagtGGAGCACCAGAACTCGACTTCGACGCTCTGCGGCCTGCGACTGCATGCGtaagcagcggcagtgccatGTTCCCCTCCCACTTGGGTGCTGAGACCaagatttctttcaatttAGGTTAGAGTTTCTTTTACAGTTGCAAGCTAATGGCAGTCGGCCAGGGTCAATGCAAAGTGCATAAAAGATTGTATATGGAGAAGTCTTAttgatggtgtgtgtgtgtgggcgtttgGAGGTTTGGTCTGAAAGGGAGGTAAATAGTATTGCATACTCGATCCATTCCGTTCCATCATCACATATTGCAGTTGTTTTCTATTTCGTTTGCTGCAACAGAAATGCGAATTGTTGaaaccccacacacagacacacactcactctcaTGTAGTCCCCACGTTACCCCTACCACCCTCTTGCTCTTGTACACACGACACTCTCTCGTGCCATGCTCCTCTATGTACAGTgcttacaacaacaaaacagcaagcCGAAATGCAGTTTAAAGcgcaactaaaactaaacagaGCTCTCCAAGTGGGTGTCTATAAAGGGGGATGGTGGATGTGGTGGTTTGGGGGGAGTGGGTGATTTCTCTATATGTATCCCCCCCGCACGactcgtgtgtgtttggattTCTATGTATGGAATGGAGAGTGGATTTTATATCAAAAGTACAGTTGCCtatcgctgttgttgctgtatttcATAGTTgggtgtacatatgtttgtagcATGTaggtatgcatgtacatatgtatgtatgtgtttgtacATAAATTGCATGTTCATGCTTCAATagttgcatgcagcagcgtCCATGCCAGCCCAGCAGCATTGTTGAAAGATAGAATGTGTGAGAGAGtagcagagcgagagagagaggagtgatTGAGAGACTGGGCGCCCTAGGGTGGTGTCAGGGCTATACCTAAGCCTAAGCTTTTGCATTCAATGCGGATGCACCGAAAACTCTCTGGTCTCTGTTGACAACTAAAACAAGAGCCAAAAGCCTGAGAAGCCAGCGTTAACAAGGaatcaaaatatgcaaacggTTTGGCACTACGATTGCGATGAGAATTGCGACTGCGATTACAAAAGATCATGTCAGTCGTCGATAATGATTGAATTATTAGTGTTGTGAAAGGGtaaaatggggaaaaagaCACTTTAATTCGCTTACCCCAGCTTCGTTTCTCCCCCTATAAATATGGTTCTACACAGCTTTGGCTTCTCCTCGCCCCTCCTCTGTCTGACTTCTCCTCTTGCTTTGGCTTCTCTTCCATCCTCCCCACCTTTACCACACTTACCAATGGCCTTTTCTATTCCCCTTCTTCCTTaggttgtttttttgttttctgcgctgtagctgttgttgcttttgttttacatttatatttttttatgattctCTTTTGTGCTTGGTAGTGTGcgaaagggagagggacaCTTTCTTACTTCTGTGTGGAGAGGGCGTTCGGTTGGAGGGTTAGGGAAGAGCTTT
Encoded here:
- the LOC117894423 gene encoding ankyrin repeat and MYND domain-containing protein 2 is translated as MAADSKSSQLDDIQQLLLERIAKNDTSGFAQLLGQLKGGGVNFVDDTGMSLLAHASFKGNKEAVQILLDMGADIHLNQHGADYTPLHFAALSGSTHVCRQLLDAGINPGSINSVSRTASQMAAFVGNHACVETINNYVTRSGLEYYTQAHGQQTEPLIPPALLSAFHTFVIEINLHPVRIALNAQALGLLRILSNLRKALSLMCEKEMQKTHDMNELLAFKFHYQGWIVAELIRCEEQFKAQHKEKNGAGEPEVNKNDFIELFVKRVLKENKQGQLDYVEYTLRECAREFPVRECTIFRQIATQFGGKDAPPALVILRNAINGMRGFVDETSYCSTCGQEKPDKKCSKCKAVQYCDRECQRLHWFMHKKNCARLLAASLAGAQVQSKGPIDTSELQEELSKLSA
- the LOC117894424 gene encoding 1,2-dihydroxy-3-keto-5-methylthiopentene dioxygenase, which translates into the protein MVKVWFMDNEQETDQRLEHHRSPPAYLELPELYQKTGVEYFKINADDYQNDAILGELRAKRGYTYDDEITCSEKCLPDYANKLKNFFTEHLHTDEEIRLVLDGSGYFDVRDNDEQWLRIQVVKGDLIIIPAGIYHRFTLDSNNFTKARRYFVGEPVWTPHNRPADDLDCRKSYLKHQAENFVQFNQA